GCCGCGCGACGGCGAAGACGAGTACGCCGAGGAGGAGCCCGACGGACACGATCTCGGCGACGAGGCTGTTCACGGGCGGCGCCGCGGCCTTTCTCGTGGTGCGGGCGGGTGGTTCGGACGGGGCGGTCGCGGGGCGCGACGCCCGCCCAAACCTACGGCGGGCGGGTCCGGCCCGCGACACCCCCGGCGGGGGGCGGAGGCGGGGTGCCTGGGGCTGGGGATCGTTGGCCCGGGCTGCGCGCCCACGGGCGGGAGTCGTCCTCAAACGCCGGACGGGCTGGGTGTGCCAGGACCGTTGGCACGGTTGCGCGACCACCGGCCGAGGTTGTCCACAGACGCCGGACGGGCTGGAGATGCAGCCCGCCCGGCTCCTCAAGGAGGGCGGGGGCGGGTGCATTGGCCGGGTTGCGCGGCACATGGCCGCGCTTGTCCTCAAACGCCGGACGGGCTGGGTGTGGCCACAGACGCCCTACGGGCTGGAGATGGAGCCCGCAACGCCTCAGCGGCCAGGCATCTGGAGCCCAGGAGCATCGGTCAGTTACGCGGGGCACCTGACCGCGCTCGTTCACAGACGCCCTACGGGCTGGGGTGGGGCCACAGACGCCGGGCGGGCCGCATGTGCGGCCCGCCCGGGTCCAGGACCGATCAGTGGCCCCGTGTCAGCCCTGCGCGCCCAGGCGTTCCAGGATCAGTTCGCGGACCCGTGCCGCGTCCGCCTGGCCCCGGGTGGCCTTCATGACCGCTCCCACCAGGGCGCCCGCCGCCGCGACCTTGCCCGCGCGGATCTTGTCCGCGATCGCCGGGTTCGCCGCGATCGCCTCGTCCACCGCCGTGCCCAGCGCGCCCTCGTCGGAGACGACCTTCAGGCCGCGCTTCTCGACGACGGTGTCCGGGTCGCCCTCGCCCGCGAGGACGCCTTCCAGGACCTGCCGGGCCAGCTTGTCGTTCAGCTCGCCCGCCGTGACCAGTTCCGCCACCCGGGCGACCTGCGCCGGGGTGATCGGGAGCGCCGCGAGGTCCGTGGACGTCTCGTTGGCGCTGCGCGCCAGCTCGCCCATCCACCACTTGCGTGCCTGGTCGGCGGGGGCGCCGGCCTCGACCGTCGCGGTGATCAGCTCGACCGCGCCCGCGTTGAGCATCGACTGCATGTCGTGCTCCGAGACGCCCCACTCCTCACGCAGCCGCTTGCGGCGCAGCCGGGGCAGCTCCGGCAGCCCGCCGCGCAGCTCCTCCACCCACTCGCGCGGGGGCGCGACCGGGACGAGGTCGGGCTCGGGGAAGTACCGGTAGTCCTCCGCCTCCTCCTTCACACGGCCGGACGTCGTGGAACCGTCCTCCTCGTGGAAGTGGCGGGTCTCCTGGATGATCGTGCCGCCGCCGTCGAGCACCGCGGCGTGCCGCTGGATCTCGTAGCGCGCCGCCCGCTCCACACTGCGCAGCGAGTTGACGTTCTTCGTCTCGGAGCGCGTGCCGAACTTCTCCCTGCCGTGCGGGCGCAGCGACAGGTTGACGTCGCAGCGCATCTGGCCCTGTTCCATCCGGGCCTCGGAGACGTCCAGCGCCTTGATCAGCTCGCGCAGCTCCGCCACGTACGCCTTCGCGACCTCCGGCGCACGCGCCCCGGCGCCCTCGATCGGCTTGGTGACGATCTCGATGAGCGGGATGCCGGCGCGGTTGTAGTCCAGCAGGGAGTGGGACGCGCCCTGGATACGGCCGGTGGCGCCGCCGACGTGCAGCGACTTGCCGGTGTCCTCCTCCATGTGGGCGCGCTCGATCTCCACACGGAAGATCTCGCCGTCCTCCAGCTGGACGTCCAGATAGCCGTTGTAGGCGATCGGCTCGTCGTACTGGGAGGTCTGGAAGTTCTTCGGCATGTCCGGGTAGAAGTAGTTCTTCCGGGCGAACCGGCACCACTCGGCGATCTCGCAGTTCAGCGCGAGACCGATCTTGACGGCCGACTCCACGCCGATCGCGTTGACGACCGGGAGCGCCCCGGGCATGCCGAGACAGGTGGGACAGGTCTGCGAGTTGGGGTCGGCGCCCAGCTCGGTGGAGCAGCCGCAGAACATCTTCGTTCTGGTGCCGAGCTCGACATGGACCTCCAGGCCCATGACGGGGTCGTACGTCGCGAGAGCGTCCTCGTACGGGACGAGCGACACGTGTTCAGTGACGGTCACGGTGAAACTTTCCCTCTCTGCGGGCTCAGCCCAGCAGGACGTCGTCGTCGCCCAGCCGCTTCAGCTCGCGGTAGAGCAGAGCGATGCCGGTGACGATGGCGGCGGCGGAGACGGCGGCGTCGATCAGCCGCAGCGTGTCGTTGTCCTCGCGGGCCATCTTGGCCTGCTTGAAGACGCTGACGGCTCCGAAAGCGGTCGTGCCGATCGACAGGTACATGCCGGACTTCGACTTCTTGAAGCTCTTGGCCTTCTTGGTCATTGCGCTCACAGCGACGGTGCCTCCTCCAACAGCGGATGTCCCCAGCGTTCCACGAACGCCGCCTCGACCGCTGCGCCTACCCGGTAGAGACGGTCGTCCTTCATCGCGGGGGCGATGATCTGCAGCCCGACCGGCAGACCGTCCTCCGGCGCCAGTCCGCAGGGCAGCGACATGGCGGCGTTTCCGGCCAGGTTGGTCGGGATGGTGCACAGATCGGAAAGGTACATCGCCATCGGGTCGTCGGCGCGTTCACCGATCGCGAAGGCGGTGGTGGGCGTGGTCGGCGAGACGATCACGTCGACCTGCTCGAAGGCCTTCTCGAAGTCCCTGACGATGAGGGTGCGGACCTTCTGCGCTGAGCCGTAGTACGCGTCGTAGTAGCCGGAGCTGAGCGCGTACGTACCGAGCATGATGCGCCGCTTGACCTCGTCGCCGAAGCCCGCCTCACGGGTGAGGGCGGTGACGTCCTCGGCCGAACGGGTGCCGTCGTCGCCGACCCGCATGCCGTAGCGCATGGCGTCGAAGCGCGCGAGGTTGGAGGAGCACTCGGAGGGCGCGATCAGGTAGTACGCCGAGAGGCCGAGGTCGAAGGACGGGCAGTCCAGCTCGACCACTTCCGCGCCGAGCTCCTTGAGGAGGTCGACGGACTCGGCGAAGCGCTGCATGACGCCGGCCTGGTAGTGCTCGCCGGAGAACTGCCGGACGACGCCGACGCGCATACCGGCGACGGTGCCGTTGCGGGCGGCCTCGACGACCGGGGGCACGGGGGCGTCGATGGAGGTCGAGTCGAGCGGGTCGTGCCCGCCGATGACCTCGTGGAGAAGGGCCGCGTCCAGGACCGTACGGGCGCACGGGCCGCCCTGGTCGAGCGAGGACGAGAAGGCGACCATGCCGTAGCGCGAGACGCCGCCGTAGGTGGGCTTGACGCCGACCGTGCCGGTGACGGACGCGGGCTGGCGGATCGAGCCGCCGGTGTCCGTGCCGATGGCGAGCGGCGCCTCGTACGCGGCGAGGGAGGCCGACGAGCCGCCGCCGGAGCCGCCGGGGATACGGGTGAGGTCCCAGGGGTTGCCCGTGGGGCCGTACGCGCTGTTCTCCGTGGAGGACCCCATGGCGAACTCGTCCATGTTGGTCTTGCCGAGGATGACGACGCCGGCGTCCTTGAGGCGCCGGGTGACCGTCGCGTCGTACGGCGGGATCCAGCCTTCGAGGATCTTGGAGCCGACGGTGGTGGGGATGCCCTCGGTGGTGAAGATGTCCTTCAGCGCGAGGGGGACGCCGGCGAGCGGGCCGAGCTTCTCGCCCCGGGCCCGCTGCTCGTCCACGGCGCGGGCCTGCGCGAGGGCGCCGTCACGGTCGACGTGCAGGAAGGCGTGGACCTTCTCGTCGACGGCCTCGATACGGGCGAGGTGGGCCTCGGTGACCTCGACGGCCGTCAGTTCGCCGGAGGCGACCTTCTCGGCGATCTCGGCGGCGGTGAGCCGGATGATGTCGGTCTTGATGTCCGTCATGGCTGTTAGTCCTCCCCCAGGATCTGCGGCACCTTGAAACGCTGCTGTTCCTGGGCCGGGGCGCCGGAGAGCGCCTGCTCGGGGGTGAGCGACGGGCGTACCTCGTCCGCGCGCATGACGTTGGTCAGCGGCAGCGGGTGCGAGGTCGGCGGAACGTCTTGGTCGGCGACCTCGGATACGCGGGCGACCGCGCCGATGATGTCGTCGAGCTGACCGGCGAAGTGATCGAGCTCTTCGCCCTTCAGCTCCAGACGCGCCAGCCGTGCGAGGTGGGCGACCTCCTCGCGCGTGATGCCAGGCATGCAGCGATCCTCTGGGTGAGTGTCGGGATTTTGACCCAATCCTATGGGGCGCGGCACCGTGCCCACGAAACGGTTTCCCGCATCCGGGATCCGGCTCCGGCCCGGGTCCCGATCCCGGCCCGCGGCACGGCGCCCGCGTGGACTGCCGGGTGGCTACTGGACCACGCGGCTGGACGGGCCCGAGGCGTCGCTGCGCGGGGGCTCCAGGGCCGGTGCGGGCGGCGGGCGGTGCCAGCCCGTCTCGCCGCGGGCGAGCAGCCAGGACGTCGCCTCGTGCGGAGGCATGGCGGCGGCCACGAGCCAGCCCTGGACCGCGTCGCAGCTCAAGTCGCGCAGGCGCTCCCAGGTCTCGTCGTCCTCGACGCCCTCGGCGACGACCACCAGGCCCAGCGAGTGGGCGAGATCGATGGTGCAGCGGACGATCTCCGCGTCCTCGGTGTCGATGGCGAGGCGGGCCACGAACGAGCGGTCGATCTTCAGCTCGCTCACCGGCAGACGGCGCAGATGGACCAGCGACGAGTAGCCGGTGCCGAAGTCGTCGAGGGACATCTTCACGCCGTGGCCCGTCAGGCCCGCCAGGGTGTCGGCGGCGCGCTGCGGGTCCTCCAGCAGGACGTGCTCGGTTATCTCCAGCTGGAGCGCGCCAGCCGGGACGCCGTGCCGGGCGAGCCGCGCGGCGACCGCGCCGGCGAAGCCCGGGGTGTGAACATCACGTGGCGAGACGTTGACGGCCACGGGGACGAACAGCCCCTGGGACCGCCAGCGGGCGACCTGGCCGAGGGCCGATTCCAGTACGTACTCGGTGAGATACGGCATCAGACCCGAGGACTCGGCAATCGCGATGAACTCGTCCGGGGGCACCCTCCCCCGGTCCGGATGCACCCACCGTACGAGCGCCTCCAGACCGACGACCTGGCCGTCGAAGCGGACCTTGGGCTGGTAGTGGAGCTCCACGTCGCCCGCGTCGAGCGCGCGCCGCAGATCGCCCAACAGGCCGAGCCGGTCGGGGGTGTTGGAGTCGCGCTTGGACTCGTACACCTCCACGCCCGTACGGTCCCGCTTGGCCTGGTACATCGCGACGTCGGCCCGCTGGAGCAGCCCTTCGGCGTCCACCGCGTGCTCGGGGTAGACCGCGACGCCGGCGCTCGCCTCCAGGACGAGCGTCAGCCCGTCCAGATCGAGAGGCGAGGACAGCTCCGCCGCGAGATGGCGGGCCACGCGCTGCGCGCTGGTCGTGGAGTCGACCAGCGGCAGCAGTACGGCGAACTCGTCGCCACCGAGCCGCGCGGCCTCCGCCCCGCGCGGCAGGGCCAGCTTGAGCCGGTCCGCTATCTGCAACAGCAGTCTGTCGCCCGCGAGATGGCCGAGCGTGTCGTTGACCGAGCGGAACCGGTCGAGGTCGATCAGGACCAGCGCGGAGCGTGCGCCGAGGTTCTTGGCCTCCTCCAGCGCCGTCCATGTCCGCTCGAGGAGCCACTGCCGGTTGGGCAGCCCGGTCAGGGGGTCGCGCAGCTGCTCCTCGGCGCGCGCCCTGGCGATCCAGAGCGTGGAGTCGAGGGCGATCAGCGGGACGGCGAACAGCGGCAGCACCACCGGCCGGGACACGGCGACCACACAGATCAGCGGGGTGATCCCGAGCAGCGCGACGGCGAGCAGGCCCTGCCGCAGGAGTGCCGTGCGGGCCACGGTCGGCAGGCCGCCGCCCTGCGGGGTCCGCGAGTACCACAGGAGCAGCCGGGTCACCAGCAGATACGCCCCGGCCGCCAGGACGATTTCGGGAACGGTGCCGATCCCCCAGTGGAGGGGCTGCCACGGCTCCGCGACCGTCGGTACGTCGCCGAAGGCGAGCAGGACCAGCGCCGCGGCCCCGATTCCGAGGATGTCCGCGGCGCCGTGCAGCGCACCCTGCCGCCAGCGGTGTCTGCGGGCGGTGCCGACCAACACCACGACCGCGAGGCTGACGAGTCCGGCGGCCACCCAGCCGTACAGGAGCAGCACTCCGAGGGTGAGGGCGGCGCCGGAGCCCGTGCCGCCCCACCAGCGGTCGCGGCCGAGCGCGACGAGATGACCGACCACGATGCAGGTGAGCACGGCGAGCGACCAGCCCGTGGTGCCGCCCGGGAAGAGCGCGTCGCCGTCCCGAAGGTCGAGGGAGATTCCCAGCGCCAGCACGGCGGCGGCGAGTCCCACCACGACGAGGGGCACTCTGGCCGACATGCCTCCAAGTCCCGCGAATCCACGCGGGCGTGAGACCGGGGCGGCGCTCTCGGTCGGTTTCATTCCCGTCCCTCTCACAGCCGGCAGTGCCGTTACCACGCGATGGCACGTTGTCATGCCACCACGGCTGATTTCCCACACGCAGCCGTGCACGACAGGCGTACCCCTCAACAGTAGGCCGCGAACGGCGTCGGCGGGCAGCGCTCTACCGCTGTTGCCCGAATGCAACCCGCCCTTCCGTATCCATCTGGTATGCGTCCGAACGGGTGACCTACGAGGGCTTGTTGTGCCCGTTCGGTCAGTCGGTCCCGCTCCCGGCAGACGCATCGTCAGCCGTCCGGGGGACGTCCTTGGCCGGTTCCGGCGCACTGTCCTCAGGGGCCCCTGGCGCCTGTACCGCGGCCTCTCGCGCCGCTTCGGGGCCTTCGGCGAGCAGGACGGCGAAGCCCGTCTCGTCGAGCACCGGCACCTTCAGCTGCATCGCCTTGTCGAACTTGGAGCCGGGGTTCTCACCTACCACCACGAAGGCGGTCTTCTTCGACACGGCGCCGGTGACTTTCGCTCCGAGCGTCTGGAGCGCCTCTTTCGCGCCATCCCTGGTGTGATTTTCCAACGTGCCCGTGACAACGACGGTGAGACCCGCGAGCGGGCGCGGACCCTCGTCCTCGCCGCCGCCCTCCTCCTCCATCCGGACCCCGGCCTCACGCCACTTGCGCAGGATCTCGCGGTGCCAGTCCACCTCGAACCACTGCTTGAGCGAGGCCGCGATGGTCGGGCCGACGCCCTCGACGGCCGCCAGCTCCTCCTCGGTGGCCCGCTCGATCCTGTCGATGGACCGGAACTCCCTGGCCAGCGCGACCGAGGCGACCGGTCCCACGTGCCGGATGGACAGCCCCGCGATGATCCGGGCCAGCGGGCGTTCCTTGGCGGCCTCGATGTGCTCCAGCATCGCCAGCGCGTTCTTCTTCGGCTGGCCCTCCTGGTTGGCGAAGACGGTGACAACCTTCTCCTCGCCGGTCTCCGGGTCGCGCTTGGGCAGGCCGCTGTCCGAGTCGAGCACATACGCCTTGATGGGCAGCAACTGGTCCACGGTGAGCGTGAAGAGGTCACCCTCGTTGAGCAGCGGGGGCGTCGAAGGCTCCAGCGGCTTGGTCAGCGCGGCAGCGGCGACATAGCCGAAGTTCTCGATGTCCAGGCATTTGCGGCCACCGAGATAGAACAACCGCTCGCGCAACTGGGCGGGGCAGGAGCGGGCGTTGGGGCAGCGGAGGTCGATATCGCCCTCCTTCATGGCCTGCAATTCCGTACCGCAGTCGGGGCAGACGGCCGGCATCTCGAACTCGCGCTCGCTGCCGTCCCGCAGATCGGCGACCGGGCCCAGGATCTCCGGGATGACGTCGCCCGCCTTGCGCAGCACGACCGTGTCACCGATGAGGACGCCCTTGGCCTTCACCACCTCCTGGTTGTGGAGGGTGGCGAACTCGACCTCGGAGCCCGCGACATGGACCGGCTCGACCACCGCGTAGGGAGTGACCCGGCCGGTGCGTCCCACACCGACCCGGATGTCGACCAGTTTGGTGTTGACCTCCTCCGGCGCGTACTTCCAAGCGATCGCCCAGCGCGGGGCACGGGAGGTCGAACCGAGCCTGCCCTGAAGGGAGATCTCGTCCAGCTTGACCACGACGCCGTCGATCTCGTGCTGCACGGAGTGGCGGTTCTCCCCGAAGTGGGAGATGAACTCCCGCACCCCCGCGAGGTCTTCGACCACCTTGTTGTGCTGGGCCGTCGGCAGACCCCACTCCTCCAGCAGTCCGTAGGCGTGCGACAGGCAGTCGATGTCGAAGCCCTCGCGTGCCCCGATGCCGTGCACCACCATGTGCAGCGGGCGCGACGCCGTGACCTTCGGGTCCTTCTGGCGCAGCGAACCCGCCGCCGCGTTGCGCGGGTTGGCGAACGGCTTGTCACCGGCCGCCACCAGCCGGGCGTTGAGCTCCTGGAAGCCGTCCATCGGGAAGAAGACCTCGCCGCGGATCTCGACCAGCTCCGGGACGCGGTCGCCCGTCAGCCGGTGCGGGATCTCGGCGATCGTACGGACGTTGGGCGTGATGTCCTCGCCGGTGTAGCCGTCCCCGCGGGTGGCGGCGCGCGTCAGCCTCCCCTGTTCGTACGTCAGATTGACGGCGAGTCCGTCCACCTTCAGCTCGCACAGGAAGTGATAACCCGGCGCGCCCACGTCGCGGGCGACGCGCTCCGCCCAGGCCGCCAGCTCCTCGTCGTCGAACGCGTTGTCCAGCGAGAGCATGCGCTCGCGGTGCTCGACCGCGGTGAACTCCGTCTCGTACGCCCCCGCGACCTTCTGGGTCGGCGAGTCGGGCGTACGCAGCTCCGCGTACCGCTCCTCCAGCGCCTCGAGGGCGCGCAGCAGCTTGTCGAACTCGCCGTCGCTGACGACCGGCTGGTCCTTCACGTAGTAGCGGAACCGGTGCTCCTCGACCTGCTCGGCGAGGTGCGCGTGTCGCTCCCGCGCTTCCGCGGGCACTGCCGTCTGCTGTTCGCCGGCCACCGTTTCGTCCTCCCGTTTCACCGCGATCACCGCGAGCCCCGCGATCAGCGCGACCCATGTCTCGGAAATGTCACTCAGGGTTGTCCGCGAGGGATCGCGCCGCCCTGACACAGTGCGCCATGACGGCACGGGCATACCCGGGCGAAGCACCCGCGAGCCCGCACGACGGAGTGATCACCACGGACTCCGCGAGAGTCCCCGGATCCAGCCCCAGCCTGCGCCACAGCGTTCTGATACCCATGACGCTACCGCCCGGGTCCGACAATCGGGTGTCCGTGCCCGCGACGACCCCGGCGAGCAGTTTCACGCCGCCCTCCACCGCCTCGCCGATCGGCTCCTCGTCACGCTCGGTGAGCAGGGAGAAGTCGAACGACACGGCTGCCGCCTCGGCACGGCGCAGCAGGGCGAACGGCACGTCCGGGGCGCAGGAGTGCACGACGGCGGGGCCGCCGTTCGCCCTCATCACCTGGCGCAGCGCGTCCTCGACGACCTGCCGGTCCACGGCCCGGTGGGTCCGGTAGCCGCTGGCCGTTCTGATGTGCCCGCGCAGTACGGCGGTGAGGGACGGTTCGTCGAGCTGGAGCACTGGCGTGGCGCCGGGCACCCTGCGCCGTACGTCGGCGAGGTGCGCCGTCAGGCCCTCCACCAGCGATCCGGCCAGGTCGCGGCAGGCGCCGGGGTCGCTGAGCGCCGACTCGCCGTTGCGCAGTTCCAGCGCGGCGGCGAGCGTCCAGGGGCCGACCACCTGGACCTTGAGCGGGCCCTCGTAGCCCTGGGCGAACTCTTCGAGCGCGTCCAGGTCCTCGCCCAGCCAGGACCGGGCCCGCCGGGTGTCGCGGCCGGGGCGGTCACCGATCCGCCAGCCGCTGGGCTCCACGCGGGCGAAGACCTCGACGAGCAGGCCGGCGGTCCGCCCGATCATGTCGGCGCCGGGTCCGCGCGCGGGCAGTTCGGCGAGGTGCGGGAAGTCCTCGAAGGTGCCGGTGACGCCCTTGGCGGTCTCGCGCGCGTCCCCGCCGGGCATGGACCCGACGCCGGTGGCGGCGCCCCAGAGGGCTTTCGCGGGGGCGCGGGTACCGGGCTCGTTGCCGGTCCCGCCGTCGGTCTCGTTCATCGTCCCGGCCGCACCGTCAGGTCGTTGATCTCCGCGTCGCGCGGCAGGTCCAGGGCCGTGAGGATCGTCGTCGCGACCGACTCCGGGTCGATCCAGCGGGAGGCGTCGTACTCCTTGCCCTCCTGCCCGTGCACCTTGACCTGCATGGGCGTGGCCGTACGGCCCGGATAGACCGAGGCGACGCGGACGCCGTTCGGCCGCTCCTCCTGACGGAGGGCGTCGGCGAGCGCCTTCAGGCCGTGCTTGGAGGCGCCGTACGCGGCCCACCCGGCGTGGGCGGTCAGACCGGCGCCCGAGTTCACGAAGATCACCTGGCCCTGCGAGGCGCGCAGTTGGGGCAGGAAGAGCCGGGTCAGCTCGGCGGGCGCGACGAGGTTCACGTTCAGCTGGCTCGTCCACGCCTTGGGGGTCAGCTCGCCGACCGGGCCGAGGTCGACGATGCCCGCGATGTGCAGGAGCGAGTCCAGCCGGTCGGGCAGCGTCTGGTGCGACAGCGCCCAGGAGAGCCGCTCGGGGTTCGTGAGGTCGCCGACGAGCACACCGGCGCCGGGGTGGGCCGCGGCGAGCTCCTTGCCCCGGCCGGCGTCGCGGGCGAAGAGCAGCAGGTCGTCGCCGCGCTCGTGCAGCCGACGCGCGACGGCGGCGCCGATGCCGGAGCCCGCGCCGGTGATCAGATGGGTAGCCATGGGGTCATGTTCGCATCACCTCGTGGCGCGGTCGTACGGTCCCGCCCCCGTCCCGCCGGGGCCCCCCTCGCGTCGCCCGTGGCGGCCCCGTCGCGGCGCCGAAGCCGTCAGCGCACGCCGACGGACTCCTCCAAGTAGGCGAGGGCGCCCACCGCCTCCTCCGCGAAGAAGACCAGCTCGGTCAGCGGCAGGGGGAGGAAGCCCTCGCGGTCCATACGGACGAACTGCTCCTTGAGTCCGTCGTAGAAGCCCGCCGTGTTGAGCAGCACCACGGGCTTGTCGTGCATGCCGTGCTTCTTCAGTTCGAGGATCTCGGTCGCCTCGTCCAGCGTGCCCGTGCCGCCGACCATGATCACGACGGCGTCCGACTTCGCGAGGAGCAGGGCCTTGCGCTCGGCGAGATCCTTGGCGATCACCATCTCGTCGGCCCGCTCCCGTACCGAGGCGCCCAGGAAGCCGACGGAGACGCCGACGAGCCGCCCGCCGGCCTCCTCCACCCCGTCGGCGACGACCTTCATCAGGCCGACGTCCGAACCGCCCCAGACGAGCGTGTGACCACCCTTGCCGAGGAGTTCGGCGAATTCCCGGGCGGGGCGGGTGTAGCGCTCGTCGAGGTCGGCGGCGGAGAGGAAGACACAGATATTCATGGATCCACGGTATCCGGGTGACCTCCTTGGGAAGAGGGCGTGCCCGGCCGTTGCTGACGGTAGAAGGGACCAGCGTCATACCGGCCTCAACAGAGGGACCGAGTTCACCGAAGGAGCGGATCGCCATGGCCAGGGGCCACACCATCACCGTCGAGCAGGGCACGGAGCACGTACGGGTGGTACGCGACGGGCAGGTCGTCGCGGACAGCCGCCGCCCGCTGCTGCTGCACGAGACCGGGCTGCCCGTCCGTTACTACCTGCCGCCGGAGGACGTCCGTACGGAGCTGCTGAGCCCGTCGGACACCACGACCCACTGCCCGTTCAAGGGCGACGCCTCCTACTGGTCGCTGCCCGACGCGCCCGACCTGGTCTGGGCGTATCCCGAGCCGAAGGACGAAGTGGCGGAGATCAAGGACCACTTCTGCTTCTACGAGACAGAGGTCGTCGCAAGCTGAGTGGCGGGCAAGGACCGACGGGAAAAAAACTTCTCCGATTTCCGCTCGCCCGCGATGAGTTCCGCCGAGCACGCCGGTCCATATGCGTATGGACCAAGTGGGCAGGGCCGAGTCGGGTGACGGCACCCTCATCGCGTACCGGCGGACGAGCGGCGAGGGACCGCCGGTGATCATGGTGGGAGGGGCGTTCAGCACGGCGGACGCGGAAGCGCCGCTGGCGGCGCTCCTCGCACCGCGCTTCAGTGTGATCACCTACGACCGGCGGGGGCGCGGCAGCAGCGGCGACACGGCGCCGTACGCGGTGGAGCGCGAGATCGAGGACATCGCCGCCCTCCTTACGGAGGCGGGCGGCAGTGCCTCGGTGTACGGGATGTCGTCGGGCGCCGCCCTGGCGCTGGAGGCGGCCGCGGCGGGGCTGCCGATCACCCAACTCGCCGTGTACGAGCCTCCGTACGACACGGGTGCGGCGGCGGATGTCACGGACGGCGCGGCGTACACGGCGCGGCTCGACGACCTGCTGGTGCGGGGGCGGCGGGACGAGGCCGTGGAGCTGTTCCTGTCGATGGTCGGGGTGGCGCCCGACGTGGTGGCGAGGATGCGCCGGGCGACGATGTGGCGGGGTATGACGGCGCTGGCGCACACCCTCGCGTACGACAACGCCGTGATGGGTCCCGGCCGGGTCCCGGTGGAGCGGCTCGCCCGGATCAGCGCGCGGGTGATGGTCGTGGACGGGGGCGCGAGTCCGCCGCCGATGCGGGTGGCGGCGCGGGCGGTGGCCGCCGCGGTGCCGCGCGGGCGGCACCGCACCCTGACGGGTCAGGTGCACGAGGTGGCGCCGCATGTGCTGGCGCCGGTCCTCGCGGAGTACTTCGCCGCGGCGGCGTGAGCACGGTGACGCCGAGGACGGTGCCGCCGGTGACGGTGACCGGCGGCGTGCTCGCCTCCCACGCCCGCTGCCGGCACGGGCGCGTGGGCTTCAGCGGATCGCGCCGTCCGGCAGCACCGCGTGCACGCCCCACACCTGATTGGCCACCTGTGTCACCCGCAGATCGACCGTCGTACTGGCCAGGGCCAGCGCCGTCCCCCGCTTCACCCCGTACAGCAACGTCATCCACGTCAGCATCGCGTCCAGGGCCCGCGCCGAAGCCTCGTTGAGGTCCGCGTCGAATCCGAAGGTGATCCGGCCCGCCGGGGTGACCGCGTGCGGTGTCGGGATCGGCGGGGAGGGTTCGAGGCCGACGGTCAGGCGGGTCGTCATGCCGCACTCGACCGCCGTGCCGGAGACCTCGCCGTCGCCCTGCGCGGCATGGCCGTCACCGACGCTGAGCAACGCGCCGGGCGCGGTGACGGGCAGGAACAGGGTCGATCCGGCGACCAGTTCGCGGCAGTCGATGTTGCCGCCGCCGAAGGTACGGGGCGGGGTCGTGGAGTGCTCGCCCGGTTCGTCGGGGGGTGTGCCGATGACGCCGAGGAAGGGCGCGAGGGAGACCGTGTGACCGTACTGGTCGGTCCCGGTGCCCTTGTCCGCGTCGAGGTCCCACAGCAGCCACTCGGCGTCCTCGGCGGTCATGCCCAGCCGGCGGGCGAGCGGGGTGTCGGACGT
This window of the Streptomyces niveus genome carries:
- a CDS encoding putative bifunctional diguanylate cyclase/phosphodiesterase encodes the protein MKPTESAAPVSRPRGFAGLGGMSARVPLVVVGLAAAVLALGISLDLRDGDALFPGGTTGWSLAVLTCIVVGHLVALGRDRWWGGTGSGAALTLGVLLLYGWVAAGLVSLAVVVLVGTARRHRWRQGALHGAADILGIGAAALVLLAFGDVPTVAEPWQPLHWGIGTVPEIVLAAGAYLLVTRLLLWYSRTPQGGGLPTVARTALLRQGLLAVALLGITPLICVVAVSRPVVLPLFAVPLIALDSTLWIARARAEEQLRDPLTGLPNRQWLLERTWTALEEAKNLGARSALVLIDLDRFRSVNDTLGHLAGDRLLLQIADRLKLALPRGAEAARLGGDEFAVLLPLVDSTTSAQRVARHLAAELSSPLDLDGLTLVLEASAGVAVYPEHAVDAEGLLQRADVAMYQAKRDRTGVEVYESKRDSNTPDRLGLLGDLRRALDAGDVELHYQPKVRFDGQVVGLEALVRWVHPDRGRVPPDEFIAIAESSGLMPYLTEYVLESALGQVARWRSQGLFVPVAVNVSPRDVHTPGFAGAVAARLARHGVPAGALQLEITEHVLLEDPQRAADTLAGLTGHGVKMSLDDFGTGYSSLVHLRRLPVSELKIDRSFVARLAIDTEDAEIVRCTIDLAHSLGLVVVAEGVEDDETWERLRDLSCDAVQGWLVAAAMPPHEATSWLLARGETGWHRPPPAPALEPPRSDASGPSSRVVQ
- the gatC gene encoding Asp-tRNA(Asn)/Glu-tRNA(Gln) amidotransferase subunit GatC → MPGITREEVAHLARLARLELKGEELDHFAGQLDDIIGAVARVSEVADQDVPPTSHPLPLTNVMRADEVRPSLTPEQALSGAPAQEQQRFKVPQILGED
- the gatA gene encoding Asp-tRNA(Asn)/Glu-tRNA(Gln) amidotransferase subunit GatA, yielding MTDIKTDIIRLTAAEIAEKVASGELTAVEVTEAHLARIEAVDEKVHAFLHVDRDGALAQARAVDEQRARGEKLGPLAGVPLALKDIFTTEGIPTTVGSKILEGWIPPYDATVTRRLKDAGVVILGKTNMDEFAMGSSTENSAYGPTGNPWDLTRIPGGSGGGSSASLAAYEAPLAIGTDTGGSIRQPASVTGTVGVKPTYGGVSRYGMVAFSSSLDQGGPCARTVLDAALLHEVIGGHDPLDSTSIDAPVPPVVEAARNGTVAGMRVGVVRQFSGEHYQAGVMQRFAESVDLLKELGAEVVELDCPSFDLGLSAYYLIAPSECSSNLARFDAMRYGMRVGDDGTRSAEDVTALTREAGFGDEVKRRIMLGTYALSSGYYDAYYGSAQKVRTLIVRDFEKAFEQVDVIVSPTTPTTAFAIGERADDPMAMYLSDLCTIPTNLAGNAAMSLPCGLAPEDGLPVGLQIIAPAMKDDRLYRVGAAVEAAFVERWGHPLLEEAPSL
- the gatB gene encoding Asp-tRNA(Asn)/Glu-tRNA(Gln) amidotransferase subunit GatB, which translates into the protein MTVTEHVSLVPYEDALATYDPVMGLEVHVELGTRTKMFCGCSTELGADPNSQTCPTCLGMPGALPVVNAIGVESAVKIGLALNCEIAEWCRFARKNYFYPDMPKNFQTSQYDEPIAYNGYLDVQLEDGEIFRVEIERAHMEEDTGKSLHVGGATGRIQGASHSLLDYNRAGIPLIEIVTKPIEGAGARAPEVAKAYVAELRELIKALDVSEARMEQGQMRCDVNLSLRPHGREKFGTRSETKNVNSLRSVERAARYEIQRHAAVLDGGGTIIQETRHFHEEDGSTTSGRVKEEAEDYRYFPEPDLVPVAPPREWVEELRGGLPELPRLRRKRLREEWGVSEHDMQSMLNAGAVELITATVEAGAPADQARKWWMGELARSANETSTDLAALPITPAQVARVAELVTAGELNDKLARQVLEGVLAGEGDPDTVVEKRGLKVVSDEGALGTAVDEAIAANPAIADKIRAGKVAAAGALVGAVMKATRGQADAARVRELILERLGAQG